The proteins below are encoded in one region of Ferruginibacter lapsinanis:
- the mazG gene encoding nucleoside triphosphate pyrophosphohydrolase, translated as MQQVTSDAFLRLVKIMDELRAQCPWDKKQTIQTLRQLTIEETYELVDAITDNDWSGIKEELGDILLHIVFYAKIGLEQNQFTLDEVINGVCEKLIYRHPHIYGDVKVNDEEDVKRNWEKLKIKSGKKSVLSGVPQSLPATIKAMRLQEKAKQVGFEWENKEQVWDKVEEEKQELFEAIATGDKNKMEDELGDVFFSLINFSRFLDIDAENALERTNKKFFNRFTMMEEEALKMGKSLSDMTLQEMDAVWDSIKRRQ; from the coding sequence ATGCAACAAGTTACTTCAGATGCTTTTTTACGGTTGGTAAAAATTATGGATGAATTGAGAGCGCAATGTCCCTGGGATAAAAAGCAGACCATTCAAACGCTTAGGCAACTTACTATTGAGGAAACATATGAGTTAGTTGATGCTATCACAGACAATGATTGGAGTGGTATCAAAGAAGAACTGGGAGATATTTTATTGCATATTGTTTTTTATGCCAAGATAGGATTAGAGCAAAATCAATTTACTTTAGACGAGGTGATCAATGGGGTTTGTGAAAAATTAATATATCGTCATCCGCATATTTATGGAGATGTGAAAGTAAATGACGAGGAAGATGTAAAACGCAACTGGGAAAAGCTTAAAATTAAAAGTGGCAAAAAATCTGTATTGAGTGGAGTACCCCAATCTCTCCCAGCTACAATAAAGGCAATGCGTTTGCAGGAAAAAGCTAAGCAGGTTGGCTTTGAGTGGGAAAATAAAGAGCAGGTTTGGGATAAAGTGGAAGAAGAAAAACAAGAACTTTTTGAAGCAATTGCTACAGGGGATAAAAATAAAATGGAAGATGAGTTGGGAGATGTTTTTTTCTCCCTTATCAATTTTTCCAGGTTTTTAGATATAGATGCTGAAAATGCATTAGAACGTACCAATAAGAAATTTTTTAATAGGTTTACAATGATGGAAGAAGAGGCCCTGAAGATGGGTAAATCTTTATCGGATATGACATTGCAGGAAATGGATGCAGTGTGGGATTCTATCAAACGTCGTCAATAA
- the rpmA gene encoding 50S ribosomal protein L27 — MAHKKGEGSVKNGRDSQSKRLGVKIYGGQPALSGNIIVRQRGTVYHPGKNVGVGKDFTIFALADGIVEFKKGKGDKSYISVNAAEVAN, encoded by the coding sequence ATGGCACATAAAAAAGGTGAAGGTTCCGTAAAGAACGGAAGAGACTCACAAAGCAAAAGATTAGGCGTAAAAATTTATGGTGGACAACCTGCTCTTTCAGGTAACATCATCGTTCGTCAACGTGGTACTGTTTATCATCCTGGTAAAAATGTTGGTGTTGGAAAAGACTTTACAATCTTCGCATTAGCTGATGGAATTGTAGAATTCAAAAAAGGAAAAGGAGATAAAAGTTACATTTCAGTGAACGCTGCTGAAGTTGCCAACTAA
- a CDS encoding sensor histidine kinase translates to MIAAAWLITISFIIDNYWSDISSVRAAERNIARYIHDQEDDFDKLGNDSVLVKKIVSGKYEESFLKELTGKKYFFYVYQQNAMQEYDLKFWNTQVVTPSPQTLSNFDTSGYFQLSNGSYVWRKARCGGYALLCLIPVKWDYTITNEYLKNNFAAGNDIGDNYTISDKNKNSTIIRSKEGEYLFSLEPITQIVIKHNNLGAVMCRLIAAFLVLLFIHFTATYLVQRKFLPAISFLILMVVFLRVLSYYYPIPLYFRQFELFDPSVYGSNAVLRSLGDLLINAVLLLWLVLFVRHYIEEKKVVINTRSAFVKWVVIFVGITILLGGTFVCGNIFRSMVADSQISFDVVNFFTLNYYTVVGFVVLGCISIAYFFITQIVTYLILPLFPKKFLPLNFFVAVVGLVALTSQINRLNVSFELMLLGWLVLYLQLLNSNYLSLLASKIISSRLVFWVFFFSFSLASIIIVENNKKENEKRKHYAETLANKADPSSERLMNTVLTDFRSEALAPLFYKFRNDSTNKLLKDSLLNENFSGYLNKYDTRIFTFNEYERPLFNQDSTSFNTLITVLNTQGKPTGIGDLFYYDVSYDRFTYISKKDITDTSGKLLGYVFILASPKKYKTDALYPELFLKGYNNSIENSPIYSYAVYNKLQLVSSHNDYAFPWQLDTAQVPENEYVNIRKNGYDELWYKAGSDKVVIISKEDNFFIESITLFSYLFCAFLFVTGIFWFLNAVIRSRFRPNEMRKYWQMSIRNQVHGTIIFISLLSFIVIGIATILFFINRYHSNNREKLSRTIHVMANEVRNTISELSVFDDAIKVYDQAYRASLEQMVTKISEIHAADINLYDLDGNLQVSSLPLPYSKGIVSSKMDPLAYYHLHKLKEIQYFGEEKIGTLEYLSNYVPVIDESGREYAYLNIPYFTAQTKLRQEISNFLVAIINLNAFIFLIAGIVALFITNRITRSFSFISHKMREVNLGKKNEAIIWNRKDEIGELVNEYNTMVNKLDDSAIALAKSEREGAWREMAKQVAHEIKNPLTPMKLSLQYLQKAIDTNSVNVRELSISVAKTLVEQIDHLSQIAGDFSQFANIGNPKNEVFNLNETLLSVAQLHSIEDNIDLTWNFVSAPVKVNADSTHINRLFNNLVQNAIQSIPSPKKPVIEINETIVGKNVLVTIKDNGIGIPREMRHKIFMPNFTTKTSGTGLGLAMCKGIVEQSKGRIWFETREGEGTVFFVELPLVGTN, encoded by the coding sequence TTGATAGCTGCAGCATGGCTTATTACCATCTCATTCATTATTGATAATTATTGGTCAGACATTTCTTCAGTAAGAGCAGCTGAAAGAAATATTGCCAGATATATACACGATCAGGAAGATGATTTTGATAAGCTGGGCAATGATTCTGTTCTCGTAAAAAAAATTGTTTCCGGAAAATATGAAGAATCTTTTTTGAAAGAATTAACGGGGAAAAAGTATTTTTTTTATGTGTATCAGCAAAATGCAATGCAAGAGTATGACCTGAAGTTCTGGAATACACAGGTTGTAACACCTTCCCCGCAAACATTATCAAATTTCGATACAAGTGGTTATTTTCAATTATCAAATGGTAGTTATGTTTGGCGGAAAGCAAGGTGTGGCGGGTATGCTTTGTTATGTTTAATCCCGGTAAAATGGGATTATACAATTACTAATGAGTACTTAAAAAATAATTTTGCAGCAGGAAACGATATCGGTGACAATTATACTATTTCGGATAAAAATAAAAATAGTACCATCATCAGATCGAAAGAGGGAGAATATCTTTTTTCTTTAGAACCGATAACGCAAATAGTTATAAAGCATAATAATCTGGGAGCCGTAATGTGCCGGTTGATTGCGGCTTTTCTGGTATTACTCTTCATCCATTTTACAGCCACATATTTGGTGCAGAGAAAGTTTTTGCCGGCGATATCTTTTTTGATCCTGATGGTAGTTTTCTTAAGAGTATTGAGTTATTACTATCCAATACCATTATACTTTCGACAGTTCGAATTGTTTGATCCCTCGGTATATGGTTCCAATGCAGTACTTCGTTCTTTGGGTGACCTGTTGATCAATGCGGTGCTATTGCTATGGTTGGTGTTGTTTGTTCGACATTACATAGAGGAAAAAAAAGTAGTGATCAATACCAGGTCAGCGTTCGTTAAATGGGTAGTTATTTTTGTCGGAATAACAATTCTTTTGGGTGGAACTTTTGTTTGCGGTAATATATTTCGTTCAATGGTTGCAGACTCTCAGATATCGTTTGATGTAGTTAACTTTTTTACACTTAATTATTATACTGTTGTTGGTTTTGTTGTTTTGGGGTGTATATCAATTGCCTACTTTTTTATAACTCAGATTGTGACATACCTGATATTGCCTCTTTTTCCGAAAAAGTTTTTGCCATTGAATTTTTTCGTTGCGGTGGTCGGTTTGGTGGCACTTACTTCACAGATAAACAGGCTGAATGTAAGTTTTGAGTTGATGTTGCTCGGATGGTTGGTATTGTATCTTCAGTTATTAAACAGCAACTATCTTTCATTGTTAGCATCTAAAATTATCTCTTCAAGATTGGTATTTTGGGTTTTCTTTTTTTCCTTTTCATTGGCATCAATAATCATTGTAGAAAACAATAAAAAAGAAAATGAAAAAAGGAAGCATTATGCTGAAACCCTTGCCAATAAAGCAGATCCGTCAAGCGAGCGATTAATGAACACGGTACTGACGGATTTTCGAAGCGAAGCATTGGCGCCATTGTTCTATAAATTCAGAAATGACTCAACGAATAAACTTTTAAAAGATAGCTTGCTAAACGAAAACTTTTCGGGCTATCTGAATAAATATGATACCCGTATTTTTACTTTTAATGAATATGAACGTCCTTTGTTTAATCAGGATTCAACGAGTTTCAATACATTGATCACAGTGTTGAACACACAGGGAAAACCGACAGGTATAGGAGACCTTTTTTATTATGATGTTTCTTATGATCGCTTTACTTATATCAGTAAAAAAGATATTACGGACACTTCGGGTAAGTTGCTTGGGTACGTTTTTATACTGGCATCGCCTAAGAAATATAAAACGGATGCGTTGTATCCTGAGTTATTTTTAAAAGGGTATAATAACTCCATTGAAAATTCTCCTATTTATTCTTATGCAGTTTACAATAAATTGCAGTTAGTGAGCAGTCATAATGATTATGCGTTCCCATGGCAGTTAGATACCGCTCAGGTGCCGGAAAATGAATATGTTAATATCAGAAAAAATGGATATGACGAGCTTTGGTATAAAGCCGGGTCAGATAAAGTGGTGATTATTTCTAAAGAAGATAATTTTTTCATTGAGTCAATTACATTGTTCTCCTATTTATTTTGCGCCTTTTTATTTGTAACCGGAATTTTTTGGTTTTTAAATGCAGTTATCCGCTCTCGTTTCAGACCGAATGAAATGCGCAAATATTGGCAAATGAGTATTCGTAATCAGGTGCATGGTACCATTATCTTTATCAGCTTACTATCATTCATTGTTATTGGTATTGCCACCATCTTATTTTTTATCAATCGTTATCATAGTAATAACAGAGAAAAATTAAGTCGTACGATACATGTAATGGCTAATGAAGTAAGAAATACCATTAGTGAATTGTCGGTATTTGATGATGCTATAAAGGTTTATGATCAGGCTTACAGAGCAAGTTTGGAGCAAATGGTAACAAAGATCTCTGAGATACATGCAGCTGATATTAATTTGTATGATCTGGATGGTAATTTGCAAGTGTCCTCTCTGCCTTTACCTTACAGTAAAGGAATTGTTAGTAGTAAGATGGATCCGCTGGCCTATTATCATTTACATAAGTTGAAAGAAATTCAATATTTCGGAGAAGAGAAGATAGGTACCCTGGAGTATTTGAGTAACTACGTACCTGTAATTGATGAATCGGGGAGAGAATACGCTTATCTCAATATTCCGTATTTCACAGCGCAAACAAAACTTCGCCAGGAAATTTCGAATTTCCTCGTTGCCATCATCAACCTGAATGCATTTATATTTTTAATAGCAGGTATTGTTGCGTTATTTATAACGAATCGTATTACAAGATCGTTCTCTTTTATCAGTCATAAAATGAGAGAAGTAAATCTGGGCAAGAAAAATGAAGCGATTATATGGAACCGTAAAGATGAAATAGGAGAACTGGTAAATGAGTACAATACCATGGTTAATAAGCTTGATGATAGTGCCATTGCATTGGCAAAGAGTGAAAGGGAAGGGGCCTGGCGTGAAATGGCAAAACAAGTAGCACATGAGATCAAGAATCCGCTGACACCCATGAAATTGAGTTTACAGTATTTGCAAAAGGCGATCGATACTAATTCTGTTAATGTAAGAGAATTAAGTATTAGTGTGGCCAAAACACTGGTTGAACAAATAGATCATCTTAGTCAGATAGCCGGAGACTTTTCACAGTTTGCTAATATTGGCAATCCCAAAAATGAAGTATTTAACTTGAACGAAACATTGCTTTCAGTTGCTCAGTTGCACTCTATAGAAGATAATATCGATTTGACATGGAATTTTGTATCTGCACCGGTAAAAGTAAATGCAGACAGTACACATATCAATAGGCTATTTAATAATTTGGTTCAAAATGCCATACAATCTATTCCGAGCCCTAAAAAACCAGTAATAGAAATAAATGAAACGATTGTGGGCAAAAATGTATTGGTAACCATAAAAGATAATGGGATTGGTATTCCAAGAGAAATGCGACATAAGATCTTTATGCCCAATTTTACTACTAAGACTTCTGGTACGGGGTTGGGCTTGGCTATGTGTAAAGGTATTGTAGAGCAAAGCAAAGGACGTATATGGTTCGAAACAAGGGAAGGAGAAGGTACTGTGTTTTTTGTGGAGCTTCCTTTAGTCGGAACGAATTGA
- a CDS encoding DNA polymerase/3'-5' exonuclease PolX — protein MNNSQIADCFSLLAKLMEIHGENSFKAKSYAAAAFNIEKLPMQLSEMDKAELFLLKGIGESSAKKIIELLETGELSSLKDIILKTPNGVVEMLNIKGIGPKKISVIWKEMGIETIGELLYACKENRLKLYKGFGEKTQKSVEENIEFYFQNQGIFLFAQTETVFSQIKGYLEKIFFPQVINETGAYRRHQLTIDEIEFVVNVSNDVVKQKMQSANPPALLDESETSIAYKLMNGLKIRFYTGTQSFTKRLFTTTGSAIFNETFNNNYSDTVYTDDNITDDSIIFKNAGIQYIEPYLRETADIIDKAKAFAIPDVIQPTDIKGIIHSHSTWSDGSNTVEEMAKAAIEKGFEYLVLSDHSKSAFYANGLDEERIKQQHRQIDEFNARLAPFKIFKSIESDILYDGNLDYSNSILSTFDLVIASVHSILKMTEEKAMQRLITAIENPYTTILGHPTGRLLLSRKGYPINHTKIIDACAANNVVIELNANPNRLDIDWQFIEYALKKNVLISINPDAHTIEGYDDIRYGVLAAQKGMLTVKDNLSSFGLKEFEAFLRNKKTDLMI, from the coding sequence ATGAACAACTCCCAGATAGCAGACTGCTTCTCACTTTTAGCCAAATTGATGGAAATACATGGCGAAAATAGTTTTAAAGCAAAATCTTACGCAGCCGCCGCATTTAATATTGAGAAATTACCGATGCAATTATCGGAAATGGATAAAGCCGAATTATTTTTACTAAAAGGAATTGGCGAATCAAGTGCAAAAAAAATTATTGAATTGTTGGAAACAGGAGAGCTCTCTTCACTAAAAGATATCATTTTAAAAACGCCTAACGGTGTTGTAGAAATGTTGAACATAAAAGGGATCGGTCCAAAAAAGATCAGTGTGATCTGGAAAGAAATGGGCATTGAAACTATCGGAGAATTATTATATGCATGCAAAGAAAACCGATTAAAATTATACAAAGGGTTTGGAGAAAAGACACAAAAAAGTGTTGAAGAAAATATTGAATTCTATTTTCAAAATCAGGGAATTTTCCTTTTTGCACAGACAGAAACCGTTTTTTCGCAAATAAAAGGGTACCTCGAAAAAATATTTTTTCCACAGGTAATTAACGAAACGGGAGCTTATAGAAGACATCAACTTACTATTGATGAAATTGAATTTGTAGTGAATGTGTCCAACGATGTAGTAAAACAAAAAATGCAAAGTGCAAATCCTCCCGCTTTATTAGATGAGAGTGAAACAAGCATAGCTTATAAGTTAATGAATGGATTAAAAATCCGCTTTTATACCGGAACCCAATCATTCACCAAAAGATTATTTACTACAACCGGATCTGCAATATTCAATGAAACTTTCAATAATAATTATTCTGACACTGTTTATACTGATGATAATATAACAGATGATAGTATCATTTTTAAAAATGCTGGTATACAATATATAGAACCTTACTTAAGAGAAACTGCAGACATCATAGATAAAGCAAAAGCATTTGCAATACCCGATGTTATACAACCTACGGATATTAAAGGAATCATTCACAGCCATAGTACATGGAGCGATGGTAGTAATACTGTTGAAGAGATGGCTAAAGCAGCTATAGAAAAAGGATTTGAGTACCTGGTGCTCAGTGATCATAGCAAGAGTGCATTTTATGCCAATGGGCTGGATGAAGAAAGAATTAAACAACAGCACAGGCAGATAGACGAGTTTAATGCCAGGCTGGCCCCATTCAAGATCTTCAAAAGCATTGAAAGTGATATTTTATACGATGGCAATCTTGATTACAGTAATAGTATTCTCTCTACATTCGATCTGGTTATTGCCTCTGTGCACTCTATCTTAAAAATGACCGAAGAAAAAGCCATGCAGCGCCTTATTACTGCAATAGAAAATCCTTACACTACAATTTTAGGTCATCCTACCGGAAGATTACTCTTAAGTCGCAAGGGCTACCCAATCAACCATACAAAGATCATTGATGCCTGTGCTGCTAATAATGTGGTGATAGAATTAAATGCTAACCCTAATAGGTTGGATATTGACTGGCAGTTTATAGAATATGCATTGAAGAAAAATGTATTGATCTCTATCAACCCGGATGCCCATACAATTGAAGGATATGATGATATCAGATACGGTGTACTGGCTGCTCAGAAAGGTATGCTTACTGTAAAAGACAATTTAAGCAGTTTTGGATTGAAAGAATTTGAAGCGTTTTTACGCAACAAAAAAACTGATCTGATGATTTAA